In Pseudoalteromonas marina, a genomic segment contains:
- a CDS encoding NAD-dependent succinate-semialdehyde dehydrogenase gives MSDLIFSDSFINGEFYKTDTRFNVDDPATEKSIVEVSDIDEQGIKNAITAAQGAFVKLKNTNATERSETLMRWYELVIKHKQTLAELMTKEQGKPLKESLGEIDYGAGFIKWFAEEAKRSYGDVIPPTDNNHRLTSFKQPIGVVAGITPWNFPVAMVTRKVAPAYAAGCSFILKPSEHTPLCAIALAYLADQAGFVKGAFNVLVSQDAKTVGKILTDSHIVRKFTFTGSTGVGSQLLKQCADTVKRTSMELGGNAPFIIFDNADLDDAIEGLMAAKFRNSGQACVAANRIFIQRSVIDKVLSKITPRVAALKVANGFEENVDIGPLIYPKAKQKVQDLIQDALNKGASLIGDNSDLGGSFQNPLIITNVNTTMDIYHEEVFGPVLTVIPFDEEAEVLALANDVPYGLAAYFYSQDLKQIYRISEGLEFGMIGVNEGVISNPVAPFGGVKQSGLGREGGHQGLDEYLEEKYVCIKI, from the coding sequence TTGAGTGATCTTATTTTTTCTGACTCATTTATTAACGGCGAATTTTATAAAACTGATACGCGCTTTAACGTTGACGACCCCGCGACCGAAAAAAGTATTGTAGAAGTAAGCGATATAGACGAGCAAGGCATAAAAAATGCTATAACTGCCGCACAGGGCGCTTTTGTAAAATTAAAAAACACTAACGCCACTGAGCGTAGTGAAACGCTAATGCGCTGGTATGAGCTTGTGATCAAGCACAAACAAACATTAGCTGAACTAATGACTAAAGAGCAAGGTAAGCCGCTTAAAGAATCGCTGGGCGAAATAGATTACGGTGCAGGCTTTATAAAGTGGTTTGCTGAAGAAGCCAAGCGAAGTTATGGCGATGTGATCCCACCTACCGACAATAACCACCGGTTAACTAGTTTTAAGCAGCCTATAGGCGTTGTAGCAGGCATTACACCTTGGAACTTCCCTGTTGCAATGGTAACGCGTAAAGTGGCGCCAGCATATGCTGCAGGCTGTAGTTTTATATTAAAGCCTTCTGAACATACGCCGCTGTGTGCGATTGCGTTAGCCTACTTAGCCGATCAGGCTGGTTTTGTTAAAGGTGCATTTAATGTACTTGTATCGCAAGACGCTAAAACAGTGGGTAAAATACTCACCGACTCACACATTGTCCGTAAGTTTACTTTTACCGGCTCTACAGGTGTTGGTAGCCAATTACTTAAACAATGTGCCGACACTGTGAAGCGTACCTCAATGGAGTTAGGCGGCAATGCGCCGTTTATCATTTTTGATAATGCGGATCTGGATGATGCGATTGAGGGGCTCATGGCGGCTAAATTTAGAAACAGTGGCCAAGCATGTGTAGCCGCAAACCGCATTTTTATTCAACGCAGCGTTATTGATAAGGTATTGTCAAAAATTACACCTAGGGTTGCGGCACTCAAAGTGGCCAATGGTTTTGAAGAAAATGTGGATATTGGCCCGCTAATTTACCCAAAAGCGAAGCAAAAGGTACAAGATTTAATTCAGGATGCGCTAAATAAAGGTGCTAGCTTAATTGGCGATAACAGCGATTTAGGGGGGAGCTTTCAAAACCCGCTTATTATTACTAACGTAAATACCACCATGGACATATACCACGAAGAGGTCTTTGGCCCTGTATTAACGGTAATACCCTTTGACGAAGAGGCTGAGGTGCTTGCGCTTGCTAACGACGTACCCTATGGTTTAGCCGCTTATTTTTATAGCCAAGATTTAAAACAAATTTACCGCATTAGCGAAGGGCTTGAGTTTGGCATGATAGGCGTAAATGAAGGGGTAATATCAAACCCCGTTGCTCCGTTTGGTGGAGTAAAACAGTCTGGCTTAGGGCGTGAAGGGGGGCATCAAGGGCTAGATGAGTACCTAGAAGAAAAGTACGTATGTATTAAAATTTAA
- a CDS encoding HD-GYP domain-containing protein codes for MVPSYIQKSSKNMPQHIKDRTNLQHFIDISIRLTTEKEPQLLLDEILQVVMSIANSDAGSIYSITEDDQLKFETVINKSLNLYLGGGSDRFVSFPNIDLYIDGKPNQRAIVAHAVNSGKVINIPDVYAALPFDMSAAREMDARTGYRTQSMLTIPLKDHQDDILGVIQLINVKDEKNNIIPFSEELVTLIRSFASLGAIALTNSSLIKEMEELFSTFAETIAMAIDEKSPHTGGHCKRVPALTLMLADAVNEISKGPLASFSMSDSDRHQLDIAGWLHDCGKIATPDHIMEKATKLETIFDRINYIDAKFEIISRDLKINYQEQIISAMKNGKPVEVQQFERLLDTELKQVALDRALLQRINVGGEFLGDKELAQIERIAQHYHLVINDIRTPLLNDDEVENLSIRRGTLTAGQHDVMKRHMDVTKNILDALPFPKHLSKVSEYALGHHEKLDGTGYPRGLTKEQMSVPARLMAITDIFEALSAVDRPYKKAKPVSECLFILGTMVEKNHLDPDIFAVFVESGVYKNYISEYANPEQLDDVDLNNLPGYKPIR; via the coding sequence ATGGTGCCTTCGTACATACAAAAAAGTAGCAAAAATATGCCACAGCACATTAAAGACAGAACAAACCTTCAGCACTTTATCGATATTAGTATTCGCCTGACTACCGAAAAAGAGCCACAACTGCTGTTGGACGAAATTTTACAAGTTGTGATGTCTATCGCTAATTCAGATGCCGGCAGTATTTATTCGATAACAGAAGATGATCAGCTTAAGTTTGAAACCGTGATCAATAAATCACTTAACTTATACTTGGGTGGCGGTTCAGATCGTTTTGTTAGCTTTCCCAATATTGACTTATATATCGATGGCAAACCAAACCAACGAGCAATCGTTGCCCATGCAGTTAATTCAGGCAAAGTAATTAATATTCCTGATGTTTACGCTGCACTGCCTTTTGACATGAGCGCTGCGCGTGAAATGGATGCTCGCACGGGTTATCGTACGCAATCAATGCTAACTATTCCTTTAAAAGATCACCAAGATGATATTTTAGGGGTTATTCAGTTAATAAACGTTAAAGATGAAAAAAATAATATCATTCCGTTTAGTGAAGAGTTAGTGACGCTAATACGCTCGTTTGCTTCATTAGGGGCTATTGCATTAACTAACTCATCGCTAATTAAAGAAATGGAAGAGTTGTTTTCTACTTTTGCTGAAACTATTGCAATGGCTATCGATGAAAAGTCTCCCCATACCGGTGGGCATTGTAAGCGTGTACCAGCATTAACGTTAATGCTGGCCGATGCGGTAAATGAAATAAGCAAGGGTCCATTAGCGTCATTTTCTATGAGTGACTCAGACCGTCACCAATTAGATATAGCAGGCTGGTTACATGACTGCGGAAAAATCGCCACCCCCGATCACATCATGGAAAAAGCGACTAAATTAGAAACCATTTTTGATCGTATTAACTATATAGATGCCAAATTTGAGATCATTAGCCGAGATTTAAAAATTAACTACCAAGAACAAATAATCTCAGCAATGAAAAATGGTAAGCCTGTAGAGGTGCAGCAATTCGAACGACTGCTCGATACCGAGCTTAAGCAGGTTGCACTGGACCGCGCCTTATTACAACGCATTAATGTGGGTGGGGAGTTTTTAGGCGATAAAGAACTTGCCCAAATAGAACGCATTGCACAACACTATCATTTAGTGATAAACGATATACGCACACCACTGCTCAATGATGATGAAGTTGAAAACCTATCAATACGAAGAGGAACGCTCACAGCTGGCCAGCATGATGTCATGAAGCGTCATATGGATGTAACCAAAAATATTTTAGACGCCCTGCCCTTCCCTAAACACTTAAGTAAAGTGTCTGAGTATGCATTGGGGCATCATGAAAAACTCGATGGTACAGGTTACCCAAGGGGTCTAACCAAAGAGCAAATGTCGGTGCCTGCACGATTAATGGCAATTACCGATATATTTGAAGCTCTTTCAGCGGTAGATAGACCTTATAAAAAAGCGAAGCCAGTGAGCGAGTGCTTATTTATACTCGGTACTATGGTTGAAAAAAACCACCTAGATCCTGATATTTTTGCTGTATTTGTCGAATCAGGCGTGTACAAAAATTACATTAGTGAATATGCAAACCCTGAACAACTTGATGACGTAGATCTGAATAACCTACCTGGATATAAACCAATCCGTTAA
- a CDS encoding CHASE2 domain-containing protein: MTINLLKKITSKHFYIGVLITLLIASIEFFSTGAVAKLLNRVEGIIYDSRLQLTLADTPRKVNESVVIIDIDEKSMQEQGRFPWSRSKVADLVTKLTDAGVIVIAFDIFFSEPEVNPVTKIMDELPDFSAKYASPLSTIKQQVDADTKLAKALAKNDITLGFLLINDELSEHNAPAKSSVIWQEGEHTNSQINDYPGAIINIPKLQNAAAGHGFINAHSDEDGFIRKAALVNRVGNTLYPSLALEAARLYTLANTIETRSTTSNGITLFEGVKFHNKWIQTDEYGQILIPYKGGARSFAYYSATDVLTQKVGLKELEGSVAFIGTSAVGLADLRSTPVGLQYPGVEVHANIFEGLMNPQLLPSKPSWSLGASLVIIIITGLALSFFSIGKTARFILAFSIIVASVNVAINFYMWSAQKVNLPLFMTLLLTTLLASYYIIVGSIAEMKHSKKIKTMFDQYVPPERINQLIEQGGNLVQNSERRNMTVLFADIRGFTSLSESMSAHQLSEYLNQYLSAITKIIFDNTGTIDKYVGDMVMAFWNAPLLDKDHAQHGVEAALAMTEGLAEINTLFAKQNLPAISIGVGLSSGDMNVGDMGSMYRKAYTVLGDAVNLGARVESLTKFYGVAILVTEDTMQACSGISFRLIDKVQVVGKTTSVALYEPINYTNKLSKIQLNEIDNSLKAITLFHNKEWESALSLFKQLKSNAVLNADVYRIYIERIQSTDIQTLAKDWNGAFVHTKK; the protein is encoded by the coding sequence TTGACTATTAACCTATTAAAAAAAATAACATCGAAGCATTTTTATATTGGTGTATTGATCACATTACTCATAGCATCTATCGAATTTTTTTCGACAGGTGCAGTAGCTAAACTTCTCAACCGAGTTGAGGGGATTATTTACGATTCACGCTTACAACTCACCCTCGCAGACACACCAAGAAAAGTGAATGAATCTGTAGTAATCATTGATATTGATGAAAAAAGCATGCAAGAACAGGGGCGCTTCCCTTGGAGTCGCTCTAAAGTGGCTGATCTTGTCACTAAATTAACTGACGCTGGTGTCATTGTTATCGCCTTCGATATATTTTTCTCGGAGCCTGAAGTAAACCCTGTTACTAAAATTATGGATGAACTCCCTGACTTTTCGGCAAAGTATGCGAGCCCGCTTTCGACAATAAAACAACAAGTAGATGCCGATACAAAATTAGCTAAAGCGCTGGCAAAAAACGATATTACCTTGGGGTTTTTATTGATTAACGATGAATTAAGTGAACATAATGCGCCAGCTAAAAGCAGCGTAATTTGGCAAGAAGGTGAACACACAAACTCACAAATTAATGACTACCCGGGTGCTATTATTAATATCCCTAAGTTACAAAATGCCGCAGCGGGCCATGGTTTTATTAATGCACATAGTGATGAAGATGGCTTTATACGAAAAGCAGCATTGGTTAACCGTGTAGGTAACACCCTTTACCCTTCTTTAGCGCTTGAAGCCGCCCGTTTGTATACATTAGCCAACACAATAGAAACACGCTCAACTACATCAAATGGTATAACCCTATTTGAAGGCGTTAAGTTTCACAATAAATGGATTCAAACCGATGAATACGGACAAATACTTATTCCTTATAAAGGCGGAGCTCGCAGCTTTGCATATTACTCAGCAACCGATGTGCTAACACAAAAAGTTGGTTTAAAAGAGCTAGAGGGAAGCGTCGCGTTTATTGGCACTTCTGCTGTGGGGTTGGCTGACTTACGATCTACCCCCGTAGGCTTGCAATATCCAGGAGTTGAAGTTCATGCCAATATATTTGAAGGGTTAATGAACCCGCAGCTACTTCCTTCAAAACCTAGTTGGTCACTAGGCGCCAGTTTGGTCATTATTATTATTACTGGCCTTGCCCTGTCGTTTTTTAGCATTGGTAAAACCGCACGCTTTATTTTGGCATTCTCAATTATTGTTGCAAGTGTTAACGTCGCTATAAATTTTTACATGTGGTCGGCACAAAAAGTCAACCTTCCTTTATTTATGACCTTATTACTCACCACACTTTTAGCTAGCTATTACATTATTGTTGGCTCTATTGCTGAAATGAAACACAGCAAAAAAATAAAAACAATGTTTGACCAATATGTACCACCAGAACGTATAAATCAGCTTATAGAACAAGGCGGTAATTTAGTTCAAAATAGCGAACGCAGAAACATGACTGTTTTATTCGCCGATATAAGAGGTTTTACATCATTATCTGAAAGCATGTCGGCTCACCAATTAAGCGAATATTTAAATCAATACCTGAGCGCTATTACTAAAATCATATTTGATAACACTGGCACAATAGACAAATACGTTGGCGATATGGTCATGGCATTTTGGAATGCGCCATTACTAGATAAAGACCACGCTCAACATGGCGTTGAGGCGGCTCTAGCAATGACTGAAGGCCTAGCAGAAATAAACACACTGTTTGCAAAGCAAAACCTTCCCGCAATCAGTATTGGAGTCGGCTTAAGCTCTGGTGATATGAATGTGGGTGACATGGGTTCAATGTACCGTAAAGCGTATACCGTATTGGGGGATGCTGTTAACTTAGGGGCAAGAGTCGAAAGCTTGACCAAGTTTTATGGTGTCGCTATTCTGGTTACCGAAGATACAATGCAGGCATGCTCGGGGATCTCTTTTAGGCTCATTGATAAAGTGCAGGTGGTTGGAAAAACAACTTCAGTCGCACTATATGAACCCATAAATTATACGAATAAACTAAGCAAAATACAGCTTAACGAAATAGATAACTCGCTAAAAGCCATCACGCTTTTTCATAATAAAGAATGGGAAAGTGCGCTTAGCTTATTTAAGCAATTAAAAAGTAACGCTGTATTAAACGCAGACGTTTACCGTATTTATATTGAACGAATACAAAGTACAGATATACAAACACTCGCTAAGGATTGGAATGGTGCCTTCGTACATACAAAAAAGTAG
- a CDS encoding MBL fold metallo-hydrolase, with protein sequence MKVELFGVRGSMPTPGSDTHLYGGNTSCTYVTKNNGSALILDSGTGIAKLGDYLLEQQSPIYILLTHNHWDHIQGFPFFKPIYQANRDITIVAGNVDDKNTQHGIVEQMSGSYFPVRHQDLPSNITLNTELSAQSQFNLNGFSISTAPLNHPGGGTAYCLFADGAKVAYVTDNELNPPHQTTTSISEWAAFIEGADLLIHDAQLIDADLPLKHGWGHSTIDQVAQLAIKAKVKNMVIISHDPSRTDEQLTEIESYLQASYGNDVCIECGKEGRVFEF encoded by the coding sequence ATGAAAGTCGAATTATTTGGGGTAAGAGGCTCAATGCCTACACCCGGAAGTGATACCCATCTATATGGTGGGAATACATCGTGTACTTATGTGACAAAAAATAATGGCAGTGCACTGATATTAGACTCGGGCACTGGAATAGCAAAACTTGGAGATTATTTACTCGAGCAGCAAAGCCCTATCTATATTTTGCTCACTCACAATCATTGGGATCATATTCAGGGCTTTCCTTTTTTTAAACCTATTTATCAAGCAAATCGCGATATAACAATTGTTGCAGGTAATGTTGACGATAAAAACACTCAACACGGTATTGTAGAACAAATGAGTGGCTCTTATTTTCCTGTTCGTCATCAAGACTTACCATCAAATATTACGCTCAATACTGAGCTTTCGGCACAATCGCAATTTAACCTTAATGGTTTTTCTATCTCCACGGCACCGCTAAATCACCCTGGCGGCGGAACTGCTTATTGCTTATTTGCTGATGGCGCGAAGGTGGCATATGTGACCGACAACGAGCTTAACCCACCTCACCAAACTACAACCAGTATTAGCGAGTGGGCAGCATTTATAGAAGGGGCCGATTTACTTATACATGACGCTCAACTTATTGATGCTGACTTACCATTAAAACATGGCTGGGGCCACAGTACTATTGACCAAGTTGCTCAACTTGCAATAAAAGCGAAAGTCAAAAACATGGTGATAATCAGTCACGATCCCTCAAGAACCGATGAGCAACTTACCGAAATAGAAAGTTATTTACAAGCAAGCTACGGCAACGATGTGTGTATTGAATGTGGTAAAGAGGGGCGCGTTTTTGAATTTTAA